Proteins encoded within one genomic window of Pseudalkalibacillus sp. SCS-8:
- a CDS encoding YceD family protein, translating into MKWSIQQLRSFQRKGLEIDETIELDSIRDIDPEIRELTPVHVKGHGEVNQNRAVFHLTIKGAMTLPDSVTLADVLYPFNVQSTEIFMFEPDHGMDANEEDIHFVEGNTVDLIPYIQENILLEKPLKVISSEPTDNPPAPPSGKGWDVVEEEPDQKEKVDPRMAELAKFFDKNDEK; encoded by the coding sequence ATGAAATGGTCCATACAACAACTGAGAAGTTTTCAACGTAAAGGACTTGAGATTGATGAAACAATCGAGTTAGATTCAATACGAGATATTGATCCTGAAATTCGTGAATTGACACCAGTACACGTCAAAGGTCACGGTGAAGTCAATCAAAATCGGGCAGTATTTCATCTGACGATCAAAGGTGCGATGACGTTACCCGATTCGGTAACCCTCGCAGACGTTCTTTATCCATTCAACGTTCAATCGACTGAAATTTTTATGTTCGAACCCGATCATGGTATGGATGCGAATGAAGAGGACATCCATTTCGTAGAAGGAAATACTGTGGACCTGATCCCTTATATTCAGGAAAACATTTTGTTGGAAAAGCCGTTGAAGGTCATCAGCTCTGAACCAACGGACAACCCTCCAGCGCCGCCTTCAGGTAAAGGATGGGATGTCGTTGAGGAAGAACCGGATCAAAAGGAAAAAGTTGATCCACGGATGGCCGAATTGGCCAAATTCTTTGATAAAAATGATGAAAAGTGA
- the rpmF gene encoding 50S ribosomal protein L32, with protein sequence MAVPFRRTSTTRKNKRRTHYKLKVPGMVKCPNCGEYKLSHRVCGECGTYKGKEVVEK encoded by the coding sequence ATGGCAGTACCTTTTAGAAGAACCTCTACTACTCGTAAAAACAAACGTCGTACACACTATAAGTTGAAAGTACCTGGAATGGTAAAATGCCCTAACTGTGGCGAATACAAGCTTTCTCACCGTGTATGTGGCGAATGTGGCACATACAAAGGAAAAGAAGTAGTTGAAAAGTAA
- a CDS encoding enoyl-CoA hydratase/isomerase family protein has translation MAKNKLLVEVKDGIGWITLNHAERYNAINYEMMDLLDDAINQLEYDDNAKVLVITGSGDKAFCSGGDLSVFHQLYSEEEAFTMLSKMGNILYKLFKFPKPTVALMNGVAVGGGCEIATACDFRVAAPHVKFGFIQGTLGITTGWGGATFLMERIGKSGALELLMRPIKFSAEEGRQRGFIHEIVGYDQLDGFEQWIQPMTKVSANVLKAYKQRWLDHVEIDQTKEKIKQEIEECARLWASEEHHQAVQSFLDRS, from the coding sequence ATGGCTAAAAACAAATTATTAGTAGAAGTAAAGGATGGAATTGGGTGGATTACACTTAATCATGCAGAAAGGTACAACGCGATAAATTACGAAATGATGGATCTGCTTGACGATGCAATCAACCAATTGGAGTATGATGATAACGCCAAAGTACTGGTCATTACCGGATCAGGCGACAAGGCATTCTGTTCCGGTGGTGACCTTTCTGTTTTTCATCAACTCTATTCTGAAGAGGAAGCTTTTACGATGCTTTCTAAAATGGGCAATATCTTATATAAATTGTTCAAATTTCCGAAACCGACTGTGGCATTGATGAACGGTGTAGCTGTTGGAGGAGGTTGTGAAATTGCGACCGCATGCGACTTTCGAGTAGCCGCTCCACATGTGAAGTTCGGCTTCATACAAGGGACTCTTGGTATAACGACAGGATGGGGTGGAGCGACCTTCTTGATGGAGAGGATCGGCAAGTCCGGTGCACTTGAATTGTTGATGAGACCCATCAAATTTAGTGCCGAAGAAGGGCGGCAACGTGGTTTTATCCATGAAATTGTCGGTTATGATCAATTAGATGGCTTTGAACAATGGATCCAACCGATGACAAAGGTCTCCGCCAATGTGTTGAAAGCGTATAAGCAACGTTGGTTGGATCATGTGGAAATCGATCAAACAAAAGAGAAAATAAAACAAGAAATTGAAGAGTGTGCCCGCCTATGGGCCTCTGAAGAGCATCATCAAGCTGTGCAATCATTTTTAGATCGCTCCTGA
- a CDS encoding RsfA family transcriptional regulator yields MGSTRQDAWNHDEDLLLAEVVLRHIREGGTQLAAFEEVGKKLSRTSAACGFRWNSLIRKKYDTAIAIAKKQRKQAASQSGKSKKKQHHSTEQVKVMNATYQAKPHICMDDVICYLQGLQEAEKDTHTILEDYHHMKEQYEQVVKKNETLEQEMEKLKEEYDKVHEDYKVLLNFMERARKMAITDDDTDTPQVKFQMDYNGNLEKVEK; encoded by the coding sequence ATGGGCTCCACACGCCAAGATGCATGGAATCATGATGAAGATCTGTTATTAGCTGAAGTCGTACTCAGACATATACGTGAAGGTGGGACACAATTAGCAGCCTTTGAGGAAGTGGGGAAGAAGCTTTCAAGAACTTCGGCTGCTTGTGGTTTCCGCTGGAACTCACTTATACGAAAGAAATATGATACGGCAATCGCCATTGCGAAAAAGCAAAGGAAGCAAGCCGCGTCTCAATCAGGTAAATCCAAGAAGAAACAACACCATTCAACAGAACAAGTGAAAGTGATGAATGCAACCTACCAGGCAAAACCACACATATGCATGGATGATGTAATCTGTTATTTGCAAGGTTTACAGGAAGCTGAAAAAGATACCCATACGATTTTGGAAGATTATCATCATATGAAGGAACAATACGAACAAGTTGTAAAGAAGAATGAAACACTCGAACAGGAAATGGAAAAATTGAAAGAGGAATACGATAAAGTCCATGAGGATTACAAGGTCCTGTTGAATTTCATGGAGCGTGCGCGGAAAATGGCGATAACAGACGATGATACAGATACTCCACAAGTGAAATTCCAAATGGATTATAACGGGAATTTAGAAAAAGTCGAAAAATGA
- a CDS encoding N-acetyltransferase produces MYKVERLLVNYKTLEEFKKFKEYGIQELSMLEDLQENIIENDSESPFYGIYYGNKLVARMSLYRIDGQYDRYFDPPQDYLELWKLEVLPDYHGKGFGSALVNYAKSFNLPVKTNARQRSSEFWDKMGFTSVTYNPNRDRGENPYVWYPAGVHEQSPSESGGVLKDTDLSSMEVES; encoded by the coding sequence ATGTATAAAGTGGAAAGACTTCTCGTTAATTATAAAACGCTTGAGGAATTCAAGAAATTTAAAGAATATGGCATTCAAGAGCTATCCATGCTTGAGGATTTGCAAGAGAACATCATTGAGAATGATAGTGAATCACCTTTCTATGGCATTTATTACGGAAACAAATTGGTTGCTAGAATGAGCCTTTACCGAATTGACGGGCAATATGACCGATACTTCGATCCACCACAGGACTACCTGGAGCTATGGAAGCTGGAGGTATTACCGGATTATCATGGGAAAGGCTTTGGAAGCGCTCTCGTGAATTATGCGAAGTCCTTCAATTTACCAGTGAAAACCAATGCTCGCCAACGTTCCAGTGAATTTTGGGATAAGATGGGCTTCACTTCCGTCACTTACAATCCAAACCGTGACCGCGGAGAAAACCCTTATGTATGGTATCCGGCAGGTGTCCATGAGCAGTCACCATCTGAGAGTGGCGGGGTTTTGAAAGACACTGATCTTTCTTCCATGGAAGTTGAATCATAA
- a CDS encoding acetyl-CoA carboxylase biotin carboxylase subunit — protein MKKILIANRGEIAARIVKSCEKLGIEPVIVYSQADRELPYVKNAKIAYEIGEPPVVKSYLNSERILEIARSEQVDAIHPGYGFLSENADFVRQVENANITFIGPSADVVETMGDKVKARKTMQDAGVPVVPGSEGALKDVEEAVKLAEEIGYPVMIKASAGGGGIGMQRCEDEKTLRTAFVSSQNRAKAYFGNDEMFMEKFITNSRHIEVQIFGDHQGNVIHLFERDCSIQRRHQKVVEETPSPFLSEEVRKRICESAVQAGKHVDYTNAGTVEFIVDEEENFYFLEMNTRLQVEHPVTEMVTGLDLVEWQIHVAQKNPLPKEQGDIQKVGHSIEYRIYAEDPSTFMPSPGKINNFECPELEGVRVDTGYGSNTQVTPFYDPMVAKIIIHGKDRKVAIEKSIDFFNQWNLDGIKHNGPLFKTILNEPAFQKGHYTTQFLNQINTKVNN, from the coding sequence TTGAAAAAGATTCTAATCGCAAACAGAGGAGAAATAGCAGCACGAATTGTAAAGTCATGTGAGAAACTAGGGATAGAACCCGTTATCGTGTATTCTCAAGCGGATCGGGAACTCCCATATGTTAAGAATGCAAAAATCGCATATGAAATTGGGGAACCTCCCGTTGTAAAATCTTATTTGAATAGTGAACGTATATTGGAAATCGCAAGATCCGAACAGGTGGATGCCATTCATCCTGGTTACGGTTTTCTATCTGAAAATGCTGATTTTGTTCGACAAGTTGAAAACGCTAACATTACATTTATCGGTCCTTCGGCAGACGTGGTGGAAACCATGGGGGATAAGGTCAAAGCAAGGAAAACGATGCAGGATGCAGGTGTTCCTGTCGTTCCAGGCAGTGAAGGGGCCTTGAAGGACGTAGAGGAAGCCGTAAAGCTTGCTGAAGAGATCGGATATCCTGTCATGATCAAAGCGAGTGCAGGCGGCGGAGGCATCGGGATGCAGCGCTGTGAGGATGAAAAGACGTTGCGAACCGCCTTCGTATCGAGCCAAAACCGCGCAAAAGCATATTTCGGCAATGATGAAATGTTTATGGAAAAGTTCATTACCAACAGCCGACATATCGAAGTGCAGATTTTCGGTGATCACCAGGGGAATGTCATTCACTTGTTTGAAAGGGATTGTTCCATCCAACGGAGACATCAAAAAGTAGTCGAGGAGACACCTTCACCGTTTTTAAGTGAAGAGGTCCGCAAGCGTATTTGTGAATCAGCTGTTCAGGCAGGGAAGCATGTGGACTACACGAATGCAGGTACAGTTGAGTTTATCGTAGACGAAGAAGAGAATTTCTACTTCTTGGAAATGAACACCCGACTGCAAGTGGAGCATCCTGTCACTGAAATGGTTACAGGCCTTGATTTAGTTGAATGGCAAATCCATGTTGCCCAGAAGAACCCTTTACCGAAAGAACAGGGTGATATCCAAAAGGTTGGACACAGCATCGAATACAGAATCTATGCTGAGGATCCGTCAACATTCATGCCTTCACCAGGGAAGATCAATAACTTCGAATGTCCTGAACTGGAAGGGGTAAGAGTAGATACAGGATATGGTTCAAATACCCAGGTGACACCGTTCTATGATCCGATGGTTGCAAAAATCATTATTCATGGCAAGGACAGGAAAGTTGCCATTGAAAAATCGATCGACTTTTTCAATCAATGGAATTTAGATGGAATCAAACATAATGGCCCGTTGTTTAAGACGATCCTTAATGAGCCAGCATTCCAAAAGGGGCATTATACGACTCAATTTCTTAACCAAATCAATACAAAAGTAAACAATTAG
- a CDS encoding biotin/lipoyl-containing protein → MKEITASMAGTVLNVLVSEGENVTAGQAVLTLESMKMEIPVETTEEGEVSSVNVNVGDFVNEGDVLVVMK, encoded by the coding sequence ATGAAGGAAATTACAGCATCAATGGCAGGCACAGTATTAAACGTATTAGTATCAGAAGGTGAAAATGTCACTGCAGGACAAGCTGTCCTTACACTTGAATCGATGAAGATGGAAATACCCGTTGAAACGACAGAAGAAGGAGAAGTCAGCTCCGTCAATGTCAATGTAGGGGACTTTGTGAATGAAGGTGACGTACTGGTCGTCATGAAATAA
- a CDS encoding acyl-CoA carboxylase subunit beta, protein MLKTYNETLQETKARIEAGGAEKYHEKLKAQNKLFVRKRLELLFDDDSYKIEDAKFANNQAEGLPADGVVTAIGKVNGQKVCVMANDSTVKAGSWGARTVEKIIRIQETAMRMKVPMFYLVDSAGARITDQIEMFPNRRGAGKIFYNQVKMSGMVPQVCVLFGPSAAGGAYIPAFCDTVIMVDQNASMYLGSPRMAEKVIGEKVTLEEMGGARMHCSISGCGDVLAQDEEEAIESARRYLTYFPANYKGKPEIQTGASPVEGRSLSEIVPENQNVPFDMYEFIDGLVDEGSFYEMKKLFAPEMVTGFARIDGKTVGIVANQPKVKGGVLFVDSADKAAKFITLCDAFSIPLLFLADVPGFMIGTKVERAGIIRHGAKLIAAMSDVTVPKISVVVRKAYGAGLYAMAGPAFEPDCCIALPTAQIAVMGPEAAVNAVYSNKINEIEDPKERMKFVQEKHQEYKEHIDIYKLASEMIVDQIVSADELRDELIDRFEAYESKEMVFSERKHPVYPV, encoded by the coding sequence ATGTTGAAAACGTATAATGAAACATTGCAAGAGACGAAAGCAAGAATTGAAGCCGGTGGTGCAGAGAAGTACCATGAAAAGTTGAAGGCTCAGAACAAATTGTTTGTCAGGAAACGTCTTGAATTATTGTTTGATGATGATTCCTACAAGATTGAAGATGCGAAATTCGCGAACAACCAGGCTGAAGGATTACCTGCAGATGGTGTCGTGACCGCTATCGGCAAGGTGAATGGTCAGAAGGTTTGCGTCATGGCAAATGATTCTACCGTCAAAGCAGGTTCTTGGGGAGCTCGAACGGTTGAGAAGATCATCCGTATCCAGGAGACCGCCATGCGTATGAAAGTACCGATGTTCTACCTGGTTGACTCAGCAGGTGCTCGGATCACTGACCAGATTGAAATGTTCCCTAACCGCAGAGGAGCGGGGAAGATTTTTTATAATCAGGTGAAGATGTCGGGTATGGTTCCTCAAGTGTGTGTCCTATTCGGACCTTCAGCAGCTGGGGGAGCCTATATTCCAGCGTTCTGTGATACTGTAATCATGGTGGATCAAAATGCTTCCATGTACTTAGGATCACCGCGGATGGCTGAAAAGGTCATTGGGGAGAAAGTGACATTGGAAGAAATGGGTGGAGCAAGAATGCATTGCAGCATAAGTGGCTGTGGCGATGTACTCGCTCAGGATGAGGAAGAGGCGATTGAATCTGCACGCCGTTATCTCACCTATTTCCCAGCAAATTATAAAGGTAAGCCTGAAATCCAAACTGGGGCTTCACCGGTAGAAGGAAGAAGCCTTTCTGAAATTGTTCCCGAAAACCAGAATGTGCCATTCGATATGTATGAATTTATTGATGGACTTGTGGATGAGGGAAGCTTCTATGAAATGAAGAAATTGTTCGCTCCTGAAATGGTTACTGGATTTGCGCGGATTGATGGTAAAACGGTCGGAATTGTAGCCAATCAGCCAAAGGTAAAAGGCGGCGTACTGTTCGTTGACTCCGCAGATAAAGCAGCCAAGTTCATTACATTATGCGACGCTTTTTCCATTCCGTTGTTGTTCCTTGCGGACGTTCCTGGATTCATGATTGGTACGAAGGTGGAGCGTGCAGGAATCATCCGTCACGGTGCCAAACTGATTGCTGCGATGAGTGATGTCACTGTACCGAAAATTTCAGTTGTCGTCCGTAAAGCTTATGGTGCTGGGTTATATGCCATGGCTGGTCCAGCGTTTGAGCCGGATTGTTGTATTGCATTGCCGACTGCACAAATCGCGGTCATGGGCCCTGAAGCAGCGGTCAATGCTGTATACTCCAACAAGATCAATGAGATCGAGGATCCGAAAGAACGTATGAAATTCGTCCAAGAAAAGCATCAAGAATATAAAGAACACATTGATATTTATAAACTGGCTTCAGAGATGATTGTCGATCAAATCGTATCAGCTGATGAACTTAGAGATGAACTGATCGATCGATTTGAGGCATATGAATCAAAAGAAATGGTATTTAGTGAGAGAAAACACCCTGTTTATCCAGTTTAA
- a CDS encoding 2-dehydropantoate 2-reductase, protein MKIGIVGGGSVGLLFASYLLKDGHEVVVYVRRKEQQRLLEKNGLDLHTPNGTFTTYPVVQVLEDAAPSQHDLLILAVKSYQIDNLISVIHQKFEKAKTILFIQNGMYHLRRLDEFTRHSIFLGVVEHGTMKESDHAIHHTGIGRTKIAPYIDGHTGGVDWNRLSTPDFEFIKNDDWYDMLSRKLHINSVINPLTAILGVRNGQLLENGHWCDLMKRLSRESCRVLKIPEQEGWKDLLAVCKNTSINKSSMLRDLEMKRRTELEAINGFLLEMAEQQQMSIPNHFFVYQLVKGMEGEMERGEWDG, encoded by the coding sequence ATGAAAATTGGGATTGTTGGTGGTGGCTCTGTCGGCCTGTTGTTTGCATCCTATCTATTGAAAGATGGTCACGAAGTTGTCGTGTATGTGAGAAGAAAAGAACAACAGAGACTCCTTGAAAAAAATGGACTTGACCTCCATACCCCGAATGGCACCTTTACAACATACCCCGTAGTCCAAGTGTTGGAGGATGCCGCCCCTTCTCAGCATGATCTGCTCATTTTAGCGGTGAAATCGTATCAAATCGATAATTTGATATCCGTCATTCATCAAAAATTCGAAAAAGCGAAAACGATTCTTTTCATACAAAATGGAATGTACCATCTACGAAGGTTAGACGAGTTCACTCGACATTCCATTTTCTTAGGGGTCGTTGAACATGGCACAATGAAAGAGTCGGATCATGCAATCCACCATACAGGAATCGGAAGAACGAAAATTGCACCATACATAGACGGGCATACGGGAGGAGTTGACTGGAATCGGCTCTCAACACCCGACTTTGAATTTATAAAGAACGATGATTGGTACGATATGCTGAGCCGGAAGCTGCATATCAATTCGGTAATCAATCCATTGACGGCTATATTAGGAGTCCGGAATGGTCAATTGCTGGAAAATGGTCACTGGTGCGATTTGATGAAAAGGCTAAGTAGAGAAAGTTGTCGTGTATTGAAAATACCGGAACAAGAAGGATGGAAGGATTTATTGGCTGTTTGCAAGAATACTTCAATAAATAAATCTTCCATGCTGAGGGACCTGGAGATGAAAAGAAGGACAGAATTGGAAGCCATTAATGGATTCTTACTGGAAATGGCGGAGCAGCAGCAAATGAGTATTCCAAATCATTTCTTTGTGTACCAACTTGTCAAAGGCATGGAGGGGGAAATGGAAAGAGGGGAATGGGATGGTTGA
- a CDS encoding DUF3397 domain-containing protein — translation MVDVFLGSLATFVTLPILAWVFVYWVAKGITRKKKTSFLLATDVTTFFLICSVLVIMYTIWSKSFIWPLIIFLITVIISITFVYWKQDKDVGIFRILKTSWRFNFLLFSSGYLFLCVYGLINRVLEI, via the coding sequence ATGGTTGATGTCTTTTTAGGATCGCTTGCAACATTCGTTACCTTACCGATCCTTGCCTGGGTGTTTGTCTATTGGGTGGCAAAGGGGATCACCCGCAAGAAGAAAACGTCCTTTTTGTTAGCGACGGATGTAACGACTTTTTTTCTGATTTGCTCTGTATTGGTGATCATGTATACGATTTGGAGCAAGAGTTTCATTTGGCCGTTGATCATTTTTTTGATAACGGTCATCATCAGTATTACTTTCGTCTATTGGAAACAAGATAAAGACGTGGGTATCTTTCGAATTCTTAAGACATCATGGCGGTTCAATTTCTTGTTATTTTCTTCAGGTTATTTGTTTCTTTGTGTATATGGCCTGATCAATCGAGTATTAGAGATCTGA
- the bshC gene encoding bacillithiol biosynthesis cysteine-adding enzyme BshC yields the protein MNVLDLPLKKKDDLYAAYLSGDSRVSGLFDYDPYDAGSYIDRWKELKERSFPREELYKHLSSYHKKLPTSEKTWMNIEKLKDPDSTVVVTGQQAGLMTGPLYTVHKCLSALLFAEQQEKRIGSPVIPIFWVAGEDHDFDEVNHIHVFEEGEIRKKKFSMNEGKRSVSYIPLPKPKLYEWVDEIIHAFGETEHTQELQKSLRTAIQETETWTEFFSYLMAGLFKELGIVMLDANHPEVRRIESSFFAEMIKDNDALDDAFKSGERNLVSHGYSSPVESEDGNSHLFIDEQDTRVLLFRDGERHFRGKNNECLYTMKELTDLAIHHPDRLSNNVISRPLMQEKLLPTLAFVAGPGEIAYWSMLKPVFHLHSVKMPPVLPRLSILLIDRVTQKLLRDKDIDVEQVLDAKIPVEKEQWLTQQDDPDIDSEFLHTVEAFQREHDRLKNTAKTIDKGLEPLAEKNWRIIEGQLQFLKERMKRSIYEKYETELRKFDYIESHLMPKNQPQERVLNVYEFINQYGEQFITELASNEFSWNGKPKAIFL from the coding sequence ATGAATGTGCTCGATTTACCTTTGAAAAAGAAAGACGACCTATACGCTGCATACCTATCTGGCGATTCAAGAGTATCCGGCTTATTCGATTATGACCCCTATGATGCAGGGAGTTATATTGATCGATGGAAAGAATTGAAGGAACGGAGCTTTCCAAGGGAAGAATTGTATAAACATCTATCCTCATATCACAAAAAGCTGCCCACATCCGAGAAGACGTGGATGAATATTGAAAAATTGAAAGATCCAGATTCTACGGTTGTCGTTACGGGCCAACAAGCAGGGTTGATGACAGGACCGCTCTATACCGTACATAAATGTTTATCAGCCCTGCTCTTTGCTGAACAACAGGAAAAGAGGATCGGATCACCAGTCATACCTATTTTTTGGGTAGCGGGTGAGGATCACGATTTTGATGAGGTGAATCACATCCATGTGTTCGAGGAGGGAGAAATCCGGAAGAAAAAGTTCTCAATGAATGAAGGGAAGCGCTCTGTATCGTATATTCCGCTTCCTAAGCCGAAATTATATGAATGGGTGGACGAAATCATTCATGCATTCGGTGAAACCGAACATACCCAGGAACTCCAAAAATCGTTAAGGACTGCAATTCAAGAAACGGAAACGTGGACAGAGTTCTTCTCTTATTTAATGGCTGGATTATTCAAAGAGTTAGGGATTGTCATGCTTGATGCCAATCATCCTGAGGTCAGACGGATTGAATCCTCATTTTTTGCAGAAATGATCAAAGATAATGATGCATTGGATGATGCGTTTAAATCAGGTGAAAGAAATCTTGTATCCCATGGATACTCTTCTCCAGTTGAATCAGAAGATGGTAATTCGCATCTTTTCATTGATGAGCAAGACACTCGAGTGCTTTTGTTCAGAGATGGAGAAAGACATTTCAGAGGAAAGAATAATGAATGTCTTTATACGATGAAGGAACTGACCGACCTTGCAATCCATCATCCGGACCGTTTGAGCAATAATGTCATTTCAAGACCTTTGATGCAGGAGAAGCTTCTTCCTACACTTGCTTTCGTTGCAGGTCCCGGAGAGATTGCCTATTGGAGCATGCTGAAGCCTGTTTTCCATTTACATTCCGTTAAAATGCCACCTGTTCTGCCAAGGCTTTCGATTTTGCTCATAGACCGGGTCACTCAGAAGCTGTTACGTGATAAAGATATTGATGTGGAGCAAGTACTGGATGCCAAAATTCCAGTTGAAAAAGAACAGTGGTTGACTCAACAGGATGACCCGGATATCGATTCTGAGTTCCTCCATACTGTGGAAGCTTTCCAACGGGAGCATGATCGTTTGAAGAATACAGCCAAAACCATCGACAAAGGTTTGGAGCCTCTAGCGGAAAAGAACTGGAGGATCATTGAAGGTCAACTCCAATTCTTGAAGGAGCGGATGAAGCGTTCCATTTATGAAAAATATGAAACGGAATTACGGAAATTCGATTACATTGAAAGCCATCTTATGCCTAAAAATCAACCACAAGAAAGAGTATTAAATGTGTACGAATTCATCAATCAATATGGGGAACAATTCATTACCGAGCTGGCATCGAATGAATTCAGCTGGAACGGTAAGCCTAAAGCGATTTTCCTTTGA
- the mraZ gene encoding division/cell wall cluster transcriptional repressor MraZ, with protein sequence MFMGEHLHTIDDKGRMIIPSKFRENLGSTFVLTRGLDQCVFGYPLEEWKMLEEKLKALPFTKKDARAFTRFFFSGAAECQLDKQGRVNIASTLRQYAKLEKDCVVIGVSNRIEIWNKEIWEDYFAQSEDSFGEIAESLMDFDL encoded by the coding sequence ATGTTCATGGGAGAGCATTTACATACCATTGACGATAAGGGAAGAATGATCATCCCCTCGAAATTCCGTGAAAACTTAGGATCCACTTTCGTCCTTACGAGAGGATTAGACCAATGTGTTTTTGGTTACCCTCTTGAGGAATGGAAAATGCTTGAAGAAAAGTTGAAGGCACTCCCATTCACAAAAAAAGATGCACGTGCGTTTACCCGTTTCTTCTTTTCAGGTGCTGCAGAATGTCAACTTGACAAGCAAGGTCGTGTAAACATCGCATCCACACTACGACAATATGCAAAGTTGGAAAAAGACTGTGTCGTCATTGGCGTAAGTAACCGGATTGAAATATGGAATAAAGAAATCTGGGAAGACTACTTCGCTCAATCCGAAGACTCGTTTGGAGAAATTGCTGAGAGCCTTATGGATTTCGACCTTTAG
- the rsmH gene encoding 16S rRNA (cytosine(1402)-N(4))-methyltransferase RsmH, whose amino-acid sequence MFEHETVLKQESIEGLQIKEDGIYVDCTMGGAGHTEEIAKRLTTGHVYAFDQDMKAIEHAYERLAPFEGKFSIIKSNFRHLKKELIEKGISGVDGILFDLGVSSPQLDEADRGFSYHQDAPLDMRMDQTSELTAYHIVNEWSYEQIVSILFKYGEEKFAKSIARKIEAYRERKAIETTGELVDIIKESIPARARRKGGHPAKRTFQAIRIAVNDELNAFEEALRDGMEMLNSGGRICVITFHSLEDRICKRIFKEESSGPELPPGMPAVPDEYQPNMTLITRKPITPGTGEQENNRRARSSKLRIAEKR is encoded by the coding sequence ATGTTTGAGCATGAGACAGTTTTAAAGCAAGAGTCAATTGAAGGACTACAGATCAAGGAAGATGGCATTTACGTGGATTGTACAATGGGTGGAGCAGGTCACACCGAAGAGATTGCCAAGAGACTAACGACCGGACATGTTTATGCATTTGATCAAGACATGAAAGCAATCGAACATGCTTATGAACGATTAGCTCCATTCGAAGGTAAGTTCAGTATCATCAAGTCGAATTTCAGACACTTGAAGAAAGAACTCATTGAAAAAGGGATAAGTGGTGTTGACGGGATTTTGTTTGACCTGGGTGTTTCTTCTCCACAATTGGACGAAGCGGATCGAGGATTCAGTTATCACCAAGATGCACCATTGGATATGAGGATGGATCAGACAAGTGAACTGACTGCCTATCACATCGTGAATGAATGGTCCTATGAACAGATTGTCTCAATTCTATTCAAATATGGAGAAGAGAAATTCGCAAAATCGATCGCACGAAAAATTGAAGCCTATCGGGAACGGAAGGCAATAGAAACGACTGGGGAACTGGTCGATATTATTAAAGAATCCATACCTGCAAGAGCACGTCGTAAAGGTGGTCATCCAGCTAAGCGAACGTTCCAAGCGATCAGGATTGCTGTAAACGACGAGCTTAATGCGTTTGAAGAAGCGTTGCGGGATGGAATGGAAATGCTCAATTCTGGAGGAAGAATCTGTGTCATCACCTTCCACTCTCTTGAAGATCGTATTTGCAAAAGGATCTTTAAAGAAGAAAGTAGTGGGCCAGAGCTACCGCCAGGAATGCCCGCCGTTCCAGATGAATACCAGCCGAATATGACATTGATCACACGAAAACCAATCACCCCGGGTACAGGGGAGCAAGAGAATAATAGAAGAGCTCGTTCATCTAAGCTGAGAATTGCAGAAAAACGCTAG
- the ftsL gene encoding cell division protein FtsL codes for MSNLAHQVQRKTSIQEQQQTKPQVAKRTLARFTKGEKVLWSIAGIMFIAVSILVISNYAEIYTINKEIQVTEYQIEQQSEKVNDLALQKSELSEPLRIMNYAEEKLGMSINEKNVEIVNN; via the coding sequence TTGAGTAATCTTGCCCATCAAGTACAGAGAAAAACAAGTATACAAGAGCAACAACAAACAAAGCCCCAAGTAGCCAAGCGCACGCTGGCCAGGTTTACGAAAGGGGAAAAAGTTCTTTGGTCCATTGCTGGAATCATGTTCATCGCCGTATCCATCCTTGTGATATCAAACTATGCTGAAATCTATACGATAAACAAGGAGATCCAGGTGACAGAATACCAGATTGAGCAACAATCAGAAAAAGTGAATGACCTTGCCCTGCAAAAATCTGAATTAAGCGAACCATTACGAATCATGAACTATGCAGAAGAAAAGCTCGGCATGTCGATCAATGAGAAAAATGTGGAAATCGTCAATAACTGA